Proteins from a genomic interval of Candidatus Neomarinimicrobiota bacterium:
- a CDS encoding glycosyltransferase, which translates to MMVFAFWAVGGIILLYLVLLVWMRTGLRRLAPTTDTTVTPDVSIIVAARNEALNIPRLLAALQRQSYPADRLEIIVVDDGSTDDTFLILQLHARKMSNLHPIRIDHPPAGWGPKKWALTTAVNQAKGEIILTTDADCIPGPHWVERMVRYFANPAVGMVMGPSPLVTERRSFWREALFLDSCAMDALTAGGLARGLALTCTGRNLAYRKRIFEELGGFKGVEHFVSGDDDLLMQKVAATRCWRITFAAEAEATVPSPPPATVGAFVRQRLRFASKGRYYFGLDTGPWFKLILPFLYLTNLAAVTGLVLLALILHPLWLAPIAIKMAAEALLVYPYLRRINRSVRVATFIIAGLVHPLYVVVFGAFGNLHKLAWKGRHYESSRVSATNVTKPG; encoded by the coding sequence GGCTGCGAAGATTGGCGCCCACGACCGATACTACCGTCACCCCTGATGTCAGCATCATCGTCGCCGCTCGGAATGAGGCCCTGAATATTCCGCGCTTGCTGGCCGCTCTACAGCGACAGTCTTACCCCGCTGACCGGCTGGAAATCATCGTGGTCGACGACGGCAGTACCGACGATACCTTCCTGATCCTGCAGCTTCATGCCAGGAAGATGAGTAATCTCCATCCCATTCGCATCGATCATCCCCCGGCCGGGTGGGGACCAAAGAAATGGGCCCTGACAACGGCTGTAAATCAGGCGAAGGGCGAAATCATCCTCACCACCGACGCCGATTGCATCCCCGGTCCCCACTGGGTGGAACGAATGGTGCGATATTTCGCCAATCCGGCTGTCGGCATGGTGATGGGACCATCCCCCTTGGTCACTGAACGGCGGAGTTTCTGGCGGGAGGCGCTGTTCCTGGACAGCTGCGCCATGGATGCCCTCACCGCCGGTGGCCTGGCCCGGGGACTGGCCCTCACTTGCACCGGACGCAATCTGGCTTATCGGAAACGCATCTTTGAAGAATTGGGCGGATTTAAGGGGGTTGAGCACTTTGTATCGGGTGATGATGACCTGCTGATGCAGAAAGTGGCCGCCACTCGCTGCTGGCGGATCACCTTCGCTGCTGAGGCCGAGGCTACGGTTCCCAGCCCACCCCCGGCTACAGTGGGCGCCTTTGTCCGACAGCGGCTTAGATTCGCCTCCAAGGGCCGCTATTACTTCGGACTGGATACCGGCCCCTGGTTCAAATTGATCCTCCCCTTCCTGTATCTGACCAACCTCGCAGCAGTGACCGGTTTGGTACTATTGGCACTAATCCTGCACCCCCTCTGGCTGGCGCCTATTGCTATCAAGATGGCGGCTGAGGCCCTCCTGGTCTATCCCTATCTGCGCCGGATTAATCGGTCGGTAAGGGTCGCGACCTTCATCATTGCCGGTCTCGTCCATCCGCTGTATGTGGTCGTGTTCGGTGCCTTTGGCAACCTGCACAAGCTGGCCTGGAAGGGCAGGCATTACGAAAGCTCCCGGGTATCGGCAACCAATGTGACGAAACCGGGCTAG